Proteins from one Paenibacillus amylolyticus genomic window:
- a CDS encoding AraC family transcriptional regulator: protein MKSSVQLMKSEYFLHNHLQLFVNRCSEDFMLPFHAHDFIEYSYVAEGKGFHHIGEDVLPVTKGMLFVIPVGVPHVFRPVSANTTEHPLIIYNCLFNAELINTLTAIIQEKEIIQHLMDLAQNQIPYISVVDHNDRIEELMVKLYRESSVQGIGSSTMVYTMVSQLVLLTYRQLYQKDQNEEIHSTGFDYILHYIKQHVSNRIRMSDLVRISGWSEKQIGRMFLRHSGQTFSGHLQHLRIQKSCELLKSSQHKVSLIAELVGYRDMDSFYAAFKKITGETPLAYRKKSRAPHSGPSFYISDSDNL, encoded by the coding sequence GTGAAATCATCTGTACAGCTCATGAAGAGTGAATACTTCCTGCATAATCATCTGCAACTGTTCGTCAATCGTTGCTCTGAAGATTTTATGCTTCCTTTTCACGCCCATGATTTTATTGAGTATAGCTATGTTGCCGAAGGAAAGGGCTTTCATCATATCGGTGAAGATGTTCTTCCTGTGACCAAAGGCATGCTGTTTGTCATTCCTGTCGGCGTTCCTCATGTTTTCCGCCCTGTGAGTGCCAACACAACCGAGCATCCGCTAATAATATATAATTGTCTGTTCAATGCTGAATTGATCAACACGCTGACTGCCATCATTCAGGAAAAAGAAATCATTCAACATCTGATGGATCTGGCTCAAAATCAGATTCCTTATATATCCGTTGTAGATCACAACGACCGGATTGAAGAACTGATGGTGAAGCTATACCGTGAATCCTCCGTTCAGGGAATTGGTTCATCTACCATGGTATACACGATGGTAAGCCAGTTGGTATTGTTGACCTACAGACAGCTTTATCAAAAGGATCAGAATGAAGAGATTCATTCCACCGGTTTTGATTACATCCTTCACTATATCAAGCAGCACGTAAGCAATCGAATTCGGATGTCTGATCTGGTCCGTATATCTGGCTGGAGCGAAAAACAGATTGGGCGAATGTTTCTGCGGCATTCCGGACAGACCTTTAGCGGCCACCTGCAACATCTGCGTATCCAAAAAAGCTGCGAACTTCTAAAGAGTTCACAGCACAAAGTCAGTCTGATTGCCGAGCTGGTCGGATATCGGGATATGGATTCATTCTATGCTGCATTCAAAAAAATAACAGGCGAAACACCTCTCGCCTATCGCAAAAAATCCAGAGCACCGCACTCTGGACCATCATTTTACATCTCAGACTCCGACAACCTGTAA
- the ascB gene encoding 6-phospho-beta-glucosidase codes for MMNRQGFPEGFLWGGAISTNQAEGGFDEGGKGCSTADMVPYFEKKDYTNLRELMHVTSATVEKAMAHHSAEGYPKRYGIDFYHRFKEDIALFAELGFKTFRLSINWPRIFPNGYDAEPNEEGLRFYDEVFDELRKYNIEPLVTLSHYEMPMALVLKYNGWAGREVIGHFVRYAETVMTRYKDKVKYWLTFNEINTTIIEPFTGGGIIEDRVENTMQASYQALHHQFVASSLVTEKARQINPNFQIGCMLARMIHYPATSKPEDVLQAQIDNQLNLLHTDVQVRGSYPTFMARYWAENGINIAMEPGDEQILREHTVDFISFSYYTSLVSAVNPEEYGVTGGNLYSTIKNPNLERTEWGWQLDPIGLRVALKELYDRYQLPLFVVENGLGAKDTVEADGSINDDYRIDYLRRHITQMKEAVMDGVDLMGYTNWGAIDIISASTSEMSKRYGVIYVDQDDNGQGTLNRYKKKSFGWYQKVIASNGENLE; via the coding sequence ATGATGAATCGACAAGGATTCCCGGAAGGATTTCTATGGGGCGGTGCTATCAGCACCAATCAGGCAGAAGGTGGATTCGACGAAGGCGGCAAAGGATGCTCCACAGCCGACATGGTTCCTTATTTTGAGAAAAAGGACTACACCAACCTTAGAGAACTGATGCATGTTACCAGTGCAACGGTTGAGAAAGCAATGGCACATCATAGTGCAGAAGGTTATCCGAAGCGTTACGGGATTGACTTCTACCACCGTTTCAAAGAGGATATTGCGCTGTTCGCTGAGCTGGGCTTCAAGACATTCCGTCTGTCGATCAACTGGCCGCGCATTTTCCCGAACGGCTATGATGCCGAGCCGAATGAAGAGGGACTGCGCTTCTACGATGAGGTGTTCGATGAACTCCGTAAATATAATATTGAACCACTGGTAACCCTCTCGCATTACGAAATGCCTATGGCACTTGTCCTGAAGTATAACGGCTGGGCAGGGCGTGAAGTGATTGGACATTTTGTGAGATATGCTGAGACAGTGATGACCCGTTATAAGGACAAAGTAAAATACTGGTTGACGTTTAATGAGATTAACACGACCATTATTGAACCGTTCACAGGTGGCGGTATTATTGAAGACCGGGTGGAGAACACGATGCAGGCTTCCTATCAGGCACTTCATCATCAATTTGTAGCCAGCAGCCTGGTAACAGAGAAAGCACGTCAGATTAACCCGAACTTCCAGATCGGATGTATGCTTGCACGCATGATTCACTACCCGGCGACATCGAAGCCAGAGGATGTGCTGCAAGCACAGATCGATAACCAGCTGAACCTGCTGCATACGGATGTACAAGTTCGCGGCAGTTATCCGACGTTTATGGCTCGGTACTGGGCAGAGAACGGCATTAACATTGCCATGGAACCGGGAGATGAGCAGATCCTGCGTGAGCATACGGTTGATTTCATCTCATTCAGCTATTACACATCGCTGGTATCCGCAGTTAATCCAGAGGAATATGGAGTAACTGGAGGCAATCTGTACAGTACAATCAAGAATCCGAATCTGGAGCGTACGGAGTGGGGGTGGCAGCTTGATCCGATTGGTCTGCGTGTTGCATTGAAAGAGCTGTATGATCGTTACCAATTGCCATTATTTGTGGTGGAGAACGGCCTTGGAGCAAAAGATACCGTTGAAGCAGATGGTTCCATCAACGATGATTATCGGATTGATTATCTGAGAAGACATATTACACAAATGAAAGAAGCCGTTATGGATGGTGTGGACCTTATGGGCTATACCAACTGGGGAGCTATTGATATCATCAGCGCATCCACTTCGGAAATGTCCAAGCGTTATGGCGTGATCTACGTCGATCAGGACGACAATGGACAAGGTACATTGAATCGGTATAAGAAAAAGAGCTTTGGCTGGTATCAAAAAGTCATTGCCTCCAATGGCGAGAACTTGGAATAG
- a CDS encoding PRD domain-containing protein, whose protein sequence is MIIKQIFNNNIVSTVDDKNQELLILGRGIGFKFKAGDEIDEERIEKVFRLQDTSIYEKFKSIVAEVPIEILQATDDIVTLARTQLNKTISDGIYVSLSDHIHFAVQRLEKGMITRNPLSWEVQHFYKAEYDVAREALTLLKERLDIEFPKDEICNIALHFINAEVNDSMNDVTHLMQLLQEIMNIIKYHFNVELDEDSVNYFRFITHLKYFCQRVITHSSHDDAEEYLYEVVRKNYPETFKCIGKIETFIHKNYQYDMTHSEQLYLTLHLERLMKTKRDA, encoded by the coding sequence ATGATTATTAAACAGATATTTAATAACAATATTGTCAGTACCGTGGATGACAAAAATCAGGAACTACTGATCCTCGGCCGGGGTATCGGATTCAAGTTCAAAGCAGGCGATGAGATTGATGAGGAGCGGATTGAGAAGGTATTTCGGCTTCAGGATACATCGATCTATGAGAAATTTAAATCCATCGTAGCTGAAGTGCCGATTGAGATTCTGCAGGCAACAGATGATATTGTGACACTCGCACGAACACAATTGAACAAAACCATAAGTGACGGGATCTATGTCTCGCTGTCGGATCACATTCATTTTGCTGTTCAACGTTTGGAAAAAGGAATGATCACTCGCAATCCACTTTCTTGGGAAGTTCAGCACTTTTATAAGGCAGAGTATGATGTGGCCAGAGAAGCACTGACCTTACTGAAGGAAAGACTGGATATTGAGTTCCCCAAAGATGAGATCTGCAATATTGCATTGCATTTCATCAATGCGGAAGTGAATGATTCCATGAACGATGTCACTCATCTTATGCAGCTACTGCAGGAGATCATGAATATCATCAAATATCACTTCAACGTCGAATTGGATGAAGATAGCGTCAATTATTTCCGCTTCATCACCCATTTGAAGTATTTCTGTCAGCGTGTCATTACCCATTCTTCACATGATGATGCCGAGGAGTATTTGTATGAAGTGGTTCGGAAAAACTATCCGGAGACATTCAAATGTATTGGCAAGATCGAGACTTTTATCCATAAGAATTATCAGTATGACATGACTCACTCGGAGCAGTTATATCTAACGCTCCATCTGGAACGTCTGATGAAAACCAAGCGGGATGCTTAA
- a CDS encoding methyl-accepting chemotaxis protein: MKWFGNLKTATKIISAFLIVSIILASLGVYSVVTLRSTNERMQEMYNNNLISVRELSSAQVDYQRLRVNVRDLNYETVAADQTKVTENIATIRQSMEDRLATYRPLATTPEETELLRKLDTQYTSYMKLYDQGVTLAVTDDDAAFVTFLKSSLKPPGDEVVKTLADLVDLNVKLAEQANTKSEEAYTTSFAVTIVMVVASVLFSVLIGYIIARSISKPLMSMVGLATEVANGNLTLKSDISSKDEVGQLAVALNRMVDNLKELINNIVMNSQSVAASSEQISASTQEIASTSTSQSSEAGNISELFKELSLAINSVAASAEEAAELSNDTVKTASEGGLVVQTSLEGMQAVNTKMTKLEDDSRKIGDIIEVIDDIAEQTNLLALNAAIEAARAGEQGRGFAVVADEVRKLAERSGEATKEITAIIKAMQENTRQSVQAVTASVEQSSMTGQAFEQIIDMVNNSSQKVNEIAAACEEEAAQAAEVMSSVESISASSEESAAASEETAATCQSLAHLAEELANSAAAFKIQ; this comes from the coding sequence ATGAAGTGGTTTGGAAATTTGAAAACAGCAACAAAGATTATCTCAGCATTTTTAATTGTGTCGATAATCCTCGCGTCGCTTGGGGTCTACTCGGTAGTAACATTGAGAAGTACGAATGAAAGAATGCAAGAGATGTATAACAACAATCTGATCTCAGTAAGAGAACTGTCCTCAGCTCAGGTGGATTATCAAAGATTGCGAGTTAATGTGCGAGATCTGAATTATGAAACAGTAGCAGCAGATCAGACCAAAGTTACGGAAAATATCGCTACAATTCGTCAATCCATGGAGGACCGACTTGCTACGTATCGTCCCCTTGCTACTACCCCAGAAGAAACGGAATTGCTTCGTAAGCTAGATACCCAATATACCAGCTATATGAAACTGTATGATCAAGGTGTCACTTTGGCAGTAACAGATGATGATGCGGCTTTCGTCACATTCCTGAAATCATCATTGAAACCCCCGGGTGATGAGGTTGTAAAAACACTCGCAGACCTGGTGGATCTTAATGTAAAGTTGGCGGAACAGGCTAACACAAAATCTGAAGAAGCCTACACCACATCCTTTGCAGTAACCATTGTTATGGTCGTTGCATCCGTGCTCTTCAGTGTTCTCATAGGTTATATCATTGCTCGCTCCATTTCGAAGCCACTCATGTCCATGGTGGGTCTAGCTACGGAAGTGGCCAACGGTAATCTGACTCTTAAGTCAGACATCTCTAGCAAAGATGAAGTGGGTCAACTGGCAGTGGCATTAAATCGCATGGTTGACAACCTGAAAGAGTTAATCAACAACATTGTGATGAACTCTCAAAGTGTTGCTGCTTCTTCGGAACAGATCTCAGCCAGCACGCAGGAAATTGCAAGTACCAGCACAAGCCAATCCAGTGAGGCAGGAAATATCTCCGAATTGTTTAAGGAGCTTTCACTTGCCATTAACTCCGTTGCTGCAAGTGCGGAAGAAGCGGCTGAACTGTCCAACGATACAGTGAAGACTGCCAGTGAAGGTGGACTTGTTGTACAGACTTCATTGGAAGGTATGCAAGCTGTGAATACGAAAATGACCAAGCTTGAAGATGATTCTCGTAAAATCGGTGACATCATTGAAGTGATTGACGATATTGCGGAGCAGACCAATCTGCTGGCGCTCAATGCTGCAATTGAAGCGGCGCGTGCGGGAGAGCAAGGACGAGGATTCGCCGTAGTCGCAGATGAAGTCCGGAAACTTGCAGAACGAAGCGGTGAGGCGACCAAAGAAATTACGGCTATCATTAAAGCAATGCAGGAAAATACAAGACAGAGTGTACAGGCAGTAACAGCCAGTGTTGAGCAGTCTTCCATGACTGGGCAGGCGTTTGAACAGATTATTGATATGGTCAACAACTCCTCGCAGAAAGTAAACGAGATTGCAGCTGCATGTGAAGAAGAAGCAGCCCAAGCCGCAGAGGTAATGAGCTCTGTTGAATCCATCTCAGCTTCCAGTGAAGAATCCGCTGCTGCGTCGGAAGAGACTGCGGCAACCTGCCAGTCTTTGGCGCATCTTGCAGAAGAGCTGGCAAATTCCGCAGCTGCCTTCAAAATCCAATAA
- a CDS encoding metallophosphoesterase — translation MFVLAGILFLVVYGLLVFYIGWSGWSWMKPVVSARFRWFYIIALVFLAVSFILARVFGSISFLSIIGSYWLAIFSLLLLILPVVHLTMWLLRLTRIPRHHTQKWAGVVTLVLLVCTLGYGIFNAYSPVVRTYEIQIDKKVEGVDKLNIVMAADMHFGLLSGPAHAKRMVEEINALKPDLVLYPGDIIDDNLDMYLNSGIADIISDIQAPYGVYASLGNHDKFDGPIEDLIAALEKSNMQVLYDDKIVLDDKITLIGRKDRTEKDRAEVATLMQNTDLSQPVLMMDHQPYDLDIAEQNKVDLVVSGHTHRGQIAPAQFITQAIYENDWGYLQKGSMHSIVTSGFGFWGPPIRTSSRSEIVQIHVTFQQ, via the coding sequence ATGTTTGTATTAGCGGGGATATTGTTTTTGGTCGTATATGGATTATTAGTGTTCTACATAGGCTGGAGCGGTTGGAGTTGGATGAAACCGGTGGTGTCCGCCAGATTTCGATGGTTTTATATTATAGCGCTTGTATTCCTTGCCGTTTCCTTCATTTTGGCACGTGTGTTTGGAAGCATCTCGTTTCTCAGTATTATCGGTTCCTACTGGCTGGCGATCTTCTCGTTGTTGTTACTGATCCTGCCCGTCGTTCACCTGACGATGTGGTTGCTGAGATTAACGCGTATTCCCAGACATCACACACAGAAATGGGCGGGTGTTGTTACGCTGGTGCTGTTAGTCTGCACATTGGGTTATGGAATTTTCAACGCCTACAGCCCGGTAGTGAGAACATATGAAATCCAGATTGATAAAAAAGTAGAAGGTGTAGACAAGCTTAACATTGTCATGGCTGCCGATATGCACTTCGGACTTTTATCTGGTCCTGCACATGCCAAACGCATGGTGGAGGAGATTAATGCACTGAAGCCGGATCTGGTGCTGTATCCTGGAGATATTATTGATGATAATCTGGATATGTATCTGAATAGCGGAATTGCGGATATTATCAGTGACATTCAGGCTCCATACGGTGTCTATGCTTCTCTTGGGAATCATGACAAGTTCGATGGTCCGATCGAAGATCTGATCGCTGCGCTGGAGAAGAGTAACATGCAAGTTTTGTACGATGACAAGATTGTACTGGATGACAAGATCACTCTCATTGGACGGAAAGACCGGACAGAGAAGGATCGTGCAGAAGTGGCTACTTTAATGCAAAATACGGACTTGAGCCAACCGGTACTTATGATGGATCACCAGCCGTATGATCTGGATATTGCGGAACAGAACAAGGTAGATCTGGTGGTATCCGGTCACACCCATCGTGGTCAGATTGCACCTGCTCAGTTCATCACACAGGCTATTTACGAGAATGATTGGGGTTATCTGCAAAAGGGTTCTATGCACTCCATCGTAACCTCCGGATTTGGATTCTGGGGGCCTCCAATTCGTACAAGCAGTCGTTCGGAGATTGTACAGATTCATGTGACCTTCCAGCAATGA
- a CDS encoding chemotaxis protein CheW yields the protein MSSLQKEQYIELSVGAETCAIRIEEIHEIIKMLSITDIPFSRPEIKGVVNLRGKVVCVMSLRNLLGMPDEPDTRATRIIVVRYQEEYIGLIVDRVNKVTTYSEIHPPTGGYGRNREGLFHGVGQQEDKLVGILKLDEILGG from the coding sequence ATGTCTTCACTTCAGAAGGAACAATATATTGAGCTGTCAGTAGGTGCAGAGACTTGTGCCATTCGAATCGAAGAGATTCATGAAATTATTAAAATGCTTAGCATTACAGATATCCCATTCAGCCGTCCAGAGATTAAAGGGGTCGTTAATCTGCGCGGCAAGGTGGTCTGCGTCATGAGCCTGCGCAACCTGTTGGGTATGCCGGATGAACCGGATACCAGAGCAACTCGTATTATCGTAGTTCGGTATCAGGAAGAATACATTGGCTTGATCGTGGATCGGGTAAACAAGGTAACCACATACTCGGAAATTCATCCGCCAACTGGAGGTTATGGTCGTAACCGTGAAGGGCTCTTCCATGGTGTAGGGCAACAGGAAGACAAGCTTGTGGGCATTTTGAAATTGGACGAAATATTGGGCGGTTAG
- a CDS encoding chemotaxis protein CheA, translated as MTSELIDTLFRSLDAMKVLRDQYIRGETYGDFRAVVREIQDLIQTPAVVGKLVAPQLKPAESIVAQVAIVSGKQLLSIHIVLEQKCMMKAARYHILRQRMEDICGAVVATSLMESQPGAQNEDDQYGQFIFIVATSKDPQQLKAELSADSDIHMLEIDPYILEPNEVAATSAPVEFSSETEQTKPTVTNTGTSGPEEKVKAAQPTVRVSVERLDHLMNLVGELLIDQTSLADLSGSGARKESSSLIQSISGVSDHMGSVIKELQEGVMKTRMLPIDQLFSRFPRLVRDLSQKLGKDLELVIQGGETELDRMIIEELSDPLIHLIRNSADHGVESVEVRAANGKPPKGRITLTSFHEENHVVIRFSDDGKGIDGEKIKASALGKGIISEEKAARLTTQEAVHLIFEPGFSTASSVSEVSGRGVGMDIVRSQIGRLNGIIDIDTEVGVGTTFTIRLPLTLAIIKGLLVKVSGRVLILPMYNVAEIVRISPEDIQMIQGQQAILNHGRIVPFHRLCDKLNYSRTERKTKTIPLVIVRSVDKIAAYAVDEIIGNQEVVIKTLGTYLGAMNHLSGATILGNGKVALILDASYLVSH; from the coding sequence ATGACTTCGGAGCTCATTGATACGTTGTTCCGATCTTTGGATGCCATGAAGGTGCTTCGTGATCAGTATATCCGTGGAGAAACCTATGGAGACTTTCGAGCAGTCGTGCGAGAAATACAGGATCTGATTCAAACCCCGGCAGTTGTCGGGAAACTTGTTGCACCTCAATTGAAACCAGCAGAATCGATTGTCGCCCAGGTAGCTATCGTGTCAGGCAAGCAGCTCCTGTCCATTCACATTGTGCTGGAGCAGAAGTGTATGATGAAAGCGGCCAGATATCATATTTTACGACAACGCATGGAGGACATATGTGGTGCGGTTGTTGCAACTTCTCTCATGGAGAGCCAACCGGGCGCACAGAATGAAGATGATCAGTATGGTCAGTTCATCTTCATCGTGGCTACTTCGAAGGACCCACAGCAGCTTAAGGCAGAGTTGTCTGCAGACTCGGATATTCATATGCTGGAGATAGATCCATATATACTGGAACCCAATGAGGTTGCAGCGACTTCTGCTCCAGTTGAATTCAGCTCTGAAACAGAGCAAACGAAACCAACCGTGACGAATACAGGCACATCTGGCCCGGAAGAGAAAGTGAAAGCTGCTCAACCTACAGTTCGAGTAAGTGTTGAGCGTCTGGACCATCTAATGAATCTGGTTGGAGAACTGCTCATTGATCAGACATCCCTTGCAGATCTGAGTGGATCCGGTGCGCGTAAAGAGTCTTCTTCACTTATTCAGAGTATTAGTGGTGTATCCGATCATATGGGCAGCGTCATCAAGGAACTTCAGGAAGGTGTAATGAAGACACGGATGTTACCCATTGATCAACTATTCAGTCGCTTCCCGAGATTGGTTCGTGACCTTTCGCAGAAGCTGGGCAAAGATCTGGAACTGGTTATTCAAGGTGGAGAGACCGAACTTGACCGGATGATTATTGAAGAATTGAGTGACCCGCTGATCCATCTCATCCGCAACAGTGCTGATCATGGTGTTGAAAGTGTAGAGGTTCGTGCGGCAAACGGCAAGCCGCCTAAAGGACGTATAACCTTAACTTCGTTTCATGAAGAAAATCATGTCGTCATTCGGTTTTCGGATGATGGCAAAGGGATCGATGGGGAGAAGATCAAAGCTTCCGCCTTGGGCAAGGGCATTATTAGTGAGGAAAAGGCTGCACGCCTGACAACACAGGAGGCTGTACATCTCATATTTGAGCCCGGTTTCTCCACAGCCTCTTCTGTAAGCGAAGTATCAGGACGCGGCGTTGGAATGGACATCGTGCGTAGTCAGATCGGACGGCTCAACGGTATCATTGATATTGATACAGAGGTTGGTGTTGGAACCACGTTTACGATTCGTCTGCCGCTCACTTTGGCCATTATTAAAGGTCTGTTGGTCAAAGTATCAGGTCGTGTTCTGATCTTGCCGATGTACAATGTAGCCGAAATTGTCCGAATTTCACCTGAGGATATTCAGATGATTCAAGGGCAACAAGCCATCCTGAATCATGGGCGAATTGTACCTTTTCACAGACTGTGTGATAAATTGAACTATTCACGGACTGAGCGCAAAACGAAAACCATTCCACTGGTGATTGTGCGTTCCGTCGACAAAATTGCAGCTTACGCAGTAGATGAGATCATAGGAAATCAGGAAGTTGTGATTAAGACACTCGGTACGTATCTGGGTGCGATGAACCATCTGTCTGGTGCAACTATCCTGGGTAACGGCAAGGTTGCCCTTATATTGGACGCATCCTATCTGGTCAGTCACTAG
- a CDS encoding Hpt domain-containing protein codes for MMDLSAYRDIFIEELNDQLERMDQSLLALELSPTVELVQTLFRAAHTIKGSASTMDFRELSDLTHEVEYALEWVREKNRR; via the coding sequence ATGATGGATTTGTCTGCCTACCGTGACATCTTTATCGAAGAACTGAATGATCAACTGGAACGTATGGATCAGTCATTGCTGGCATTGGAGCTTTCACCGACTGTTGAACTGGTTCAAACGCTGTTTCGAGCGGCCCATACCATTAAGGGTTCGGCCTCCACAATGGATTTTCGTGAATTAAGCGACCTCACCCATGAAGTGGAGTATGCTCTTGAATGGGTTCGGGAGAAAAACCGGAGATGA
- the zwf gene encoding glucose-6-phosphate dehydrogenase — MEPTTIVLFGATGDLAKRKIYPALYNLYLEQKLPETFSLIGLGRREWSDEFFQAQVEKSLNEFSRRQADPEIVKSFVKAFRYSVLNISHKEDYIKLLGLVEQREAELGIPSNRLFYLSVGPEFFEPIAENIQESGLGSTEGWKRLVIEKPFGHDLQSARDLNRKLSESFTEEEIYRIDHYLGKPMVQRLETLHQSNPIMKALWNNRYISNVQITANETVGVEERASYYDHVGAVRDMFQNHMLQLLMMMAIQLPYNSSSEKVGLKKKHIMESIQPLQKQTVGANIIRGQYAEGNIQGQPVNAYVAEPGVAENTMNDTFIAAKLQIDDFFWRGVPFYIRTGKRMKEKSTRIVIEFKEPSGQTNVLKNKGSKPNLLVIEMSPDQSMTLQLNASDPENKGEFKPVHIDLSPDQGDLAEAYENLIRDALLGDPTFFAHWDEVELSWAWVQPILDAFQENLLPLHLYPAGSYGPAESDAMLEEEGHHWWFDEPADQESVVTNSIPLAVNANL, encoded by the coding sequence ATGGAACCAACTACCATTGTTTTATTTGGTGCTACTGGCGATTTAGCCAAAAGAAAAATATATCCTGCCTTATATAACTTATATCTTGAGCAGAAGCTTCCGGAAACCTTCTCATTGATTGGTCTGGGGCGTAGAGAGTGGTCTGATGAATTCTTTCAGGCACAAGTGGAAAAATCCTTAAATGAATTTTCCAGACGCCAAGCTGATCCTGAAATTGTGAAGTCATTTGTGAAAGCTTTTCGCTACAGTGTATTGAATATAAGCCATAAGGAAGATTATATAAAGCTGTTGGGTTTAGTTGAACAAAGAGAAGCTGAGCTGGGCATTCCGTCCAATCGCTTGTTTTATCTCTCGGTTGGACCGGAATTTTTCGAGCCGATTGCCGAAAATATTCAAGAAAGTGGGCTGGGTTCCACGGAGGGCTGGAAACGCCTGGTTATCGAGAAACCCTTCGGTCACGATCTGCAGTCCGCCCGAGACCTTAATCGCAAATTAAGCGAATCGTTCACGGAGGAAGAGATTTATCGGATTGACCACTATTTGGGCAAACCGATGGTACAGCGCCTGGAGACATTGCATCAGAGTAACCCAATCATGAAGGCGTTGTGGAACAACCGTTACATTTCCAATGTGCAAATTACAGCCAATGAGACTGTAGGTGTCGAAGAACGTGCATCCTATTATGATCATGTAGGTGCAGTTCGAGACATGTTCCAGAATCACATGTTGCAATTGCTTATGATGATGGCGATTCAGCTCCCATACAACAGTTCTTCTGAAAAAGTTGGATTGAAGAAAAAGCACATTATGGAATCGATCCAGCCGTTACAAAAGCAAACCGTGGGCGCAAACATCATCCGTGGGCAGTATGCAGAAGGTAACATTCAAGGCCAACCGGTCAATGCTTACGTTGCTGAACCGGGTGTAGCAGAGAATACGATGAATGACACGTTCATTGCAGCCAAATTGCAAATCGATGATTTCTTCTGGCGCGGTGTTCCGTTTTACATTCGTACGGGTAAAAGAATGAAGGAGAAATCAACACGTATCGTGATTGAATTCAAAGAACCTTCAGGACAGACAAATGTGCTGAAAAACAAAGGTTCCAAGCCAAATCTGCTCGTCATTGAGATGAGTCCGGATCAGAGCATGACATTGCAACTGAATGCAAGTGATCCTGAGAATAAAGGTGAATTCAAACCGGTTCATATCGATCTTTCTCCGGATCAAGGTGACCTTGCGGAAGCTTACGAGAATCTGATTCGTGATGCTTTGCTAGGTGATCCGACATTCTTTGCCCACTGGGATGAAGTTGAATTGTCCTGGGCCTGGGTACAACCGATTCTGGACGCATTCCAGGAAAATCTGTTGCCACTTCACCTGTATCCTGCGGGTAGCTATGGACCAGCTGAATCAGATGCCATGCTTGAAGAAGAAGGTCACCACTGGTGGTTTGATGAGCCGGCGGATCAGGAGTCTGTAGTTACGAACAGCATACCCTTGGCGGTTAATGCGAATCTCTAA
- the fsa gene encoding fructose-6-phosphate aldolase, producing the protein MKFFIDTANVEDIQKAYKIGVLSGVTTNPSLVAKEGVKFEDRIEEILRLVPEVESVSAEVTPDALTAEEMIAQADELIKINNSDKNITIKLPMTLAGLEACRYLTKKGVKTNVTLIFTVNQALLAARAGATYVSPFLGRLDDISEDGVQLVAKVAELFRTHNLDAQIIAASVRHPDHVTRVAMAGAHIATVPFSVIEQISKHPLTDQGMDKFAADWKKTVQ; encoded by the coding sequence ATGAAATTTTTTATCGATACAGCTAACGTGGAAGATATCCAAAAAGCATACAAAATCGGCGTATTGTCTGGTGTAACAACTAACCCATCTTTGGTAGCCAAAGAAGGCGTGAAATTTGAAGATCGTATTGAAGAAATTTTGCGTTTGGTACCTGAAGTGGAGTCCGTTTCTGCGGAAGTAACACCAGATGCCCTTACTGCTGAAGAAATGATTGCACAAGCAGACGAATTGATCAAAATTAACAACAGCGACAAAAACATTACGATCAAATTGCCAATGACACTTGCAGGACTTGAAGCTTGTCGTTACTTGACCAAAAAAGGCGTGAAAACCAACGTAACGTTGATCTTCACGGTAAACCAGGCGCTTCTTGCTGCTCGTGCGGGTGCAACATATGTATCCCCATTCCTGGGACGTCTTGATGACATCTCCGAAGATGGCGTACAATTGGTTGCCAAAGTTGCTGAATTGTTCCGTACACATAACCTGGATGCACAGATTATTGCGGCGTCCGTTAGACATCCAGACCACGTTACACGTGTGGCGATGGCTGGAGCACATATTGCTACGGTTCCATTCTCCGTCATTGAACAGATCTCAAAACACCCGCTGACAGATCAAGGTATGGACAAATTTGCAGCTGACTGGAAAAAAACAGTACAATAA